One Podospora pseudopauciseta strain CBS 411.78 chromosome 5 map unlocalized CBS411.78m_5, whole genome shotgun sequence DNA window includes the following coding sequences:
- a CDS encoding uncharacterized protein (EggNog:ENOG503P2PN) gives MSQTSHPTLINLPPGPSNPDTPEIPGTPTSTTTSLSALSTTAIKDGHKGTVHHHPHPLNPRGLPPQYDPSNSSLEAERADRISRLTGLAPAAFSRQQQFRSGQQQPIQPYTQTQQFQPPTGIAYFDAQGQPQMQNKMSTVGSASATEVSPSLGGGSVSGRSRTTTMRGREDGDEDMLTEMDSASVAGGSGYVDEDMMIDEMDDDGLSRRSAGTYDEEDDGRESLVGFGEGAGSTGDAEWWRARGDRGLGEE, from the exons ATGTCGCAGACCTCCCATCCaaccctcatcaacctccctccaGGCCCCTCCAACCCAGACACCCCTGAGATTCC CGgaaccccaacctccacgaccacctccctctcggcCCTCTCCACAACAGCCATCAAAGACGGCCACAAGGGCAccgtccaccaccaccctcaccctctaAATCCCCGCGGCCTACCCCCCCAATATGACccatccaactcctccctcgaaGCCGAACGCGCCGACCGCATCTCCCGCCTCACCGGTCTGGCCCCCGCCGCTTTTTCTCGACAACAACAATTCCGATccggccaacaacaacctaTCCAACCCTAtacccaaacccaacaattccaacccccaacagGTATAGCCTACTTTGATGCTCAAGGTCAACCCCAAATGCAAAACAAGATGAGCACTGTTGGGTCTGCCTCGGCAACAGAAGTGTCCCCTTCTCTGGGGGGTGGGTCAGTCAGCGGGAGGAGCAGGACTACGacgatgagggggagggaggatggggatgaggataTGTTGACTGAGATGGATAGTGCTAGTGTTGCGGGGGGGAGCGGGTATGTGGATGAGGATATGATGATTGatgagatggatgatgatgggttgagTAGGAGGAGCGCGGGGACTtacgatgaggaggatgatgggagggagagtttggtgggctttggggagggggcggggagtACG GGGGATGCCGAGTGGTGGAGGGCAAGGGGGGATAGGGGGCTTGGAGAGGAGTAA